One window of Desulfobacca acetoxidans DSM 11109 genomic DNA carries:
- the sppA gene encoding signal peptide peptidase SppA, whose amino-acid sequence MPLSALPLLLYRQVIVCITVSVFFCFAAACLPGCVTVKVSLWEEPGPLQEKVISGYGPDKILLLDISGLLLEQAPATWLGVGKQVSLPARLKEELQKAAADRRLKALVVRLHSPGGTVAAADLIYHELQQFKQQHRLPLVVSVLGLAASGGYYLAQAADVIVAQPTSLIGSIGVIALKFNLKGLLNRFGVETELVKTGRLKDLWSPFRPATAEEARIMQALLDDFHRRFVAVVAAGRNFDPATAQRLGDGRLFTATQALDLNLVDQLGYLDDAFNRAKELAGIETARIIMYHTADSYRGNVYATPMPQQGLGVLPDPVSPTLALPQFYYLWWPHHPAH is encoded by the coding sequence ATGCCCCTTAGCGCTCTCCCGCTCCTGCTCTATCGGCAGGTTATAGTCTGCATCACCGTATCTGTTTTTTTCTGCTTTGCAGCCGCATGCCTGCCGGGTTGCGTCACGGTCAAAGTCTCGCTCTGGGAAGAGCCCGGCCCGCTGCAGGAAAAAGTCATCTCCGGCTACGGCCCGGATAAAATTCTTCTCCTGGATATCTCCGGATTGTTGCTGGAACAAGCACCGGCAACGTGGCTTGGCGTCGGCAAACAGGTCAGTCTGCCGGCCCGCCTCAAAGAAGAGTTACAAAAAGCCGCCGCCGACCGCCGTCTCAAAGCATTGGTAGTACGCCTTCATAGCCCCGGAGGAACTGTTGCTGCCGCGGATCTGATCTACCATGAGCTGCAGCAATTTAAACAGCAACACCGTCTGCCTCTGGTAGTCAGCGTCCTGGGATTAGCCGCCTCCGGGGGCTATTACCTGGCGCAGGCCGCCGATGTCATCGTAGCCCAACCCACCAGCCTTATCGGCTCCATCGGGGTCATCGCCCTCAAATTCAACCTCAAAGGACTTCTGAACCGATTCGGGGTGGAAACCGAACTGGTCAAAACCGGAAGATTAAAGGACCTCTGGTCTCCATTCCGGCCGGCCACCGCAGAAGAAGCCCGTATCATGCAAGCCCTTCTGGATGACTTTCACCGTCGCTTTGTCGCCGTCGTTGCCGCTGGCCGCAACTTTGATCCGGCTACCGCCCAGCGTCTGGGCGATGGCCGCCTTTTCACCGCCACTCAAGCTCTAGACCTCAACCTTGTCGACCAACTTGGTTATCTAGACGACGCTTTTAATCGTGCCAAAGAATTAGCCGGAATCGAAACAGCCCGGATCATCATGTACCATACTGCTGACAGCTATCGCGGCAACGTCTACGCCACTCCAATGCCTCAGCAGGGCTTAGGGGTACTTCCGGACCCCGTCTCTCCCACCCTAGCCCTGCCGCAGTTTTATTATCTCTGGTGGCCCCACCATCCGGCCCACTAG
- a CDS encoding flagellar biosynthesis anti-sigma factor FlgM, with translation MKSLNITITSTHLSCQANLLGKAFHRLRQVPDIRPEKIGPIAAAVHSNSYPLDCRKIADRLIAGLILGCF, from the coding sequence ATGAAAAGCCTGAATATTACGATTACTTCAACCCACCTCTCCTGCCAGGCCAATCTCCTGGGAAAAGCTTTCCATCGCCTACGCCAGGTTCCGGATATACGCCCCGAGAAGATTGGACCAATTGCCGCCGCAGTCCACAGCAACTCATATCCATTAGATTGTCGCAAAATTGCTGATCGCCTTATCGCTGGTCTTATTTTGGGTTGTTTTTAA
- a CDS encoding twin-arginine translocase TatA/TatE family subunit produces MFGIDFPELVVIMIFALILFGPEKLPEYGQKMGQMVHKWRRAYTNLQRSVHYPADLVPPSALTDHYGEDLCPNCRYRIGSDFLFCPACGKRLKEPTTNQSVSAA; encoded by the coding sequence TTGTTTGGCATCGATTTCCCCGAATTGGTAGTCATTATGATTTTTGCCCTGATCCTTTTCGGCCCCGAAAAACTCCCCGAATATGGTCAAAAAATGGGGCAGATGGTTCATAAATGGAGACGCGCCTACACTAATCTGCAGCGATCGGTGCATTATCCCGCCGACCTGGTACCGCCCTCCGCATTAACCGACCATTATGGAGAGGATCTCTGCCCAAATTGTCGCTATCGGATCGGCAGTGATTTTCTTTTCTGCCCAGCGTGTGGGAAGCGGCTAAAGGAACCGACCACCAATCAATCTGTTTCTGCAGCCTGA
- the tatA gene encoding twin-arginine translocase TatA/TatE family subunit, whose protein sequence is MFGYNITTLIIILVIALLLFGPKRLPELGDSIGKAIRGFKKASEAEPEPLPSAEAKASPATGSQTVTAVKLCPQCQKELGGDFAFCPHCGHKVKEAGNG, encoded by the coding sequence ATGTTTGGTTATAACATCACTACCCTGATCATCATTTTAGTGATTGCTTTGTTGTTATTCGGTCCCAAGCGGTTGCCGGAGTTAGGCGACAGTATCGGCAAAGCTATACGGGGATTTAAGAAAGCCAGTGAAGCCGAACCGGAGCCCCTGCCCTCGGCTGAGGCCAAGGCTTCTCCCGCGACCGGTAGTCAGACGGTTACTGCAGTCAAGCTCTGTCCCCAATGTCAGAAAGAACTAGGCGGGGATTTTGCTTTCTGTCCCCATTGCGGCCACAAAGTGAAAGAGGCCGGCAACGGTTAG
- a CDS encoding replication-associated recombination protein A: protein MQKSLFSKAMASPLDTRPLAARMRPSSLEEFVGQEQIIGPGRLLRRAIEADRLFSSLIFWGPPGCGKTTLAQIIAGVTRSHFVSLSAVLSGVKDIREVVAQAEKKRLQQQRTIVLIDEIHRFNKAQQDALLPHVEAGTLILIGATTENPYFEVIAPLLSRARVFVFQPLTEEQIRLLLDRALRDRQRGLGTFPASLTDDAWRYLARMAGGDGRNALNALELAVLSTPPDAEGNIVIHLEEAQESMQARVLLYDRDGDAHYDTISAFIKSVRGSAVDAALYWLACMIQAGEDPKFIARRLLILASEDIGLADPEALVQAVAAAQALTWVGLPEAQYHLAQATIYLSLAPKSNSTKAYFAALDKVKEAGIAPVPPYIKDPHRDGKAQGHGQGYKYPHNYPGHYVEQAYLPVELSAENFYEPGEQGREKQLASEWQARRARKTID from the coding sequence TTGCAAAAATCCCTGTTTTCAAAGGCCATGGCATCGCCTCTGGATACCCGCCCCCTGGCGGCCCGCATGCGGCCCTCCTCTTTAGAGGAATTCGTCGGCCAGGAACAGATTATCGGTCCGGGTCGGCTGTTGCGTCGGGCCATCGAGGCCGACCGGCTCTTTTCCTCCCTTATCTTCTGGGGCCCGCCGGGGTGCGGCAAAACCACCTTGGCCCAGATTATCGCCGGCGTCACCCGTAGTCATTTCGTTAGCCTGAGCGCAGTGCTCAGCGGCGTGAAAGACATCCGGGAAGTTGTGGCCCAGGCGGAAAAGAAACGGCTCCAACAACAGCGGACCATCGTGCTGATAGACGAAATTCATCGATTTAACAAAGCCCAACAGGACGCTCTGTTGCCTCATGTGGAAGCGGGGACCCTGATCCTTATCGGTGCTACTACCGAAAATCCGTATTTTGAAGTAATCGCGCCGCTGTTATCCCGGGCACGGGTATTCGTCTTCCAACCGCTCACCGAGGAACAGATTCGCCTCTTATTGGATCGGGCTCTGCGGGACAGGCAACGGGGGTTGGGAACCTTTCCGGCGTCGCTGACTGATGATGCCTGGCGCTATCTGGCCAGGATGGCCGGAGGCGATGGACGCAATGCCCTCAACGCCCTGGAGCTGGCGGTTTTGAGCACTCCCCCGGATGCCGAGGGAAACATTGTCATACATTTGGAAGAAGCCCAAGAGTCCATGCAAGCCCGGGTTCTGTTATATGACCGGGATGGCGACGCCCATTATGACACCATTTCAGCTTTCATTAAAAGCGTCCGCGGCTCCGCGGTGGACGCTGCGCTTTACTGGTTGGCCTGCATGATTCAGGCCGGTGAAGATCCGAAATTCATCGCCCGTCGGCTGCTGATCCTGGCCTCCGAAGACATCGGCCTAGCCGACCCAGAGGCCCTGGTTCAGGCCGTCGCCGCCGCCCAGGCTCTCACCTGGGTAGGCCTGCCTGAAGCGCAGTATCATCTCGCCCAGGCTACCATCTATCTCTCTCTGGCACCCAAGAGCAATTCCACCAAGGCCTATTTCGCCGCCTTGGATAAAGTAAAAGAAGCTGGCATTGCCCCTGTTCCCCCTTATATAAAAGACCCCCATCGCGATGGCAAGGCTCAGGGACACGGCCAAGGCTACAAATACCCCCACAACTATCCGGGACACTATGTTGAACAGGCGTATCTGCCGGTGGAACTGTCGGCGGAAAACTTCTATGAGCCTGGAGAACAGGGGCGGGAAAAACAACTGGCTTCGGAGTGGCAAGCCCGGCGCGCCCGCAAAACGATCGACTGA
- a CDS encoding L-lactate MFS transporter — protein sequence MTGAVDKVPGKAWVVTFAGTAVNLCLGILYAWSVWAKALINEKMAGQAMTGVNEGWVYLTNAEAATPFSLCVLIFALFMIPGGRIQDKFGPKVGAITGGLFLAIGCIIAGVSKSYAGLIVGFGIFGGIGMGIGYAAPTPAALKWFGPHKRGLIAGLVVGGYGGAALYIGPLAAYLLQGGITYSFVFLGILFAVVVIIAGLLLAWPPQGYVPPVQVVKAGAAPPKAAGTVIDWSAGDMVKTWQFYALVIMFIGTTQSGLMIIANAAKILAEAAKGVPFLVANAWILVSFGGAVNALGRVGTGMYSDKIGRGNAYALNCLVSALCLFLMPWITVSGSVFLLFLAVGIAYWQYGGGLALMPSFTADFFGPKNLGFNYGLVFIGWGLGFFMARLAGTIKDITGSLNWAYIISAIILVITVLLSWATKRPLLESER from the coding sequence ATGACAGGTGCGGTGGATAAAGTTCCGGGAAAAGCATGGGTAGTCACCTTTGCGGGCACCGCGGTGAACCTCTGCTTGGGTATCTTGTATGCCTGGAGTGTGTGGGCCAAGGCGCTGATTAATGAAAAAATGGCCGGTCAGGCCATGACCGGAGTGAATGAGGGTTGGGTATACCTGACCAATGCCGAGGCGGCCACGCCTTTCTCGTTGTGCGTCCTTATTTTTGCCTTATTCATGATTCCAGGAGGCCGCATCCAAGATAAGTTCGGTCCCAAAGTCGGCGCTATCACTGGCGGTCTCTTCCTGGCCATCGGGTGTATTATCGCGGGTGTGTCCAAGAGCTATGCCGGTTTAATCGTCGGTTTCGGCATCTTCGGCGGCATTGGCATGGGCATCGGCTATGCCGCGCCCACCCCGGCGGCTTTGAAATGGTTCGGCCCCCACAAACGTGGCTTGATCGCCGGATTGGTCGTCGGCGGCTACGGCGGCGCTGCCCTCTATATCGGCCCGCTAGCGGCTTACCTGTTACAAGGCGGTATCACTTATAGCTTTGTCTTCCTGGGGATCTTATTTGCCGTGGTGGTTATCATCGCTGGCCTGCTCCTGGCCTGGCCGCCCCAAGGCTACGTGCCGCCGGTTCAGGTGGTTAAAGCTGGCGCGGCGCCGCCGAAGGCCGCCGGTACCGTCATCGACTGGAGTGCGGGCGACATGGTCAAGACGTGGCAATTCTATGCCTTGGTCATTATGTTCATCGGCACCACCCAGTCCGGTCTGATGATTATCGCCAATGCCGCCAAGATCCTGGCGGAAGCAGCTAAAGGCGTGCCTTTCCTGGTGGCCAACGCCTGGATCCTGGTCTCCTTCGGTGGTGCGGTCAACGCCCTCGGGCGGGTAGGCACCGGCATGTATTCTGACAAGATCGGCCGCGGCAATGCCTACGCCCTTAACTGTCTGGTCTCGGCCCTGTGCCTCTTCCTGATGCCCTGGATTACCGTTTCAGGCAGCGTCTTCCTGCTCTTCCTGGCCGTGGGTATTGCTTACTGGCAGTACGGCGGCGGTCTGGCCCTGATGCCGTCGTTCACGGCCGACTTCTTTGGACCCAAAAACCTGGGTTTCAACTACGGTCTGGTGTTCATCGGCTGGGGTTTGGGCTTCTTTATGGCCAGACTGGCTGGCACGATTAAAGACATCACCGGCAGTCTGAACTGGGCTTATATCATTTCCGCGATTATTCTCGTGATAACGGTCCTGCTCAGTTGGGCCACGAAACGGCCTCTGCTGGAAAGTGAAAGATAA
- the hemL gene encoding glutamate-1-semialdehyde 2,1-aminomutase — translation MMITHSEQLFQQARRLMPGGVNSPVRAWRAMGMSPRFIARAQGPHIIDVDGNVYLDFVGSWGPMIVGHAHPKVLEAVQKAAAAGTSYGAPTPAEVELADLLIDAVSGLEMVRLVNSGTEATMSALRLARAATGRKKIIKFDGGYHGHADTLLVQAGSGVLTQGIPGSPGVPEEIASLTISVAYNDLNAVVQAMEHHAGDIAALIVEPVAGNMGVVLPQPDFLPGLRRLCDQRSIVLIFDEVITGFRVAWGGAQKKFGVTPDLTCLGKVIGGGLPVGAYGGRRDLMEQMAPVGPVYQAGTLSGNPLAMAAGLATLKILAEPGTYEDLEEKGCYFTEQISALAHLMKLPLRINREGSMFTIFFTDCPVNNLVEAQTSDTGRFQQFFQAMLAQGVYLPPSQFEAWFVSLAHSPEDLQKALSAGEKALLDCK, via the coding sequence ATGATGATCACACATTCGGAACAGCTTTTCCAGCAGGCCCGGCGTCTGATGCCGGGTGGGGTCAACAGCCCGGTGCGGGCTTGGCGGGCTATGGGAATGTCGCCGCGGTTTATCGCCCGGGCGCAGGGGCCGCACATTATTGATGTTGATGGCAACGTTTACCTCGATTTTGTCGGATCCTGGGGCCCAATGATTGTTGGCCATGCCCATCCCAAGGTTTTGGAGGCGGTACAGAAGGCCGCTGCCGCCGGTACCAGCTACGGCGCGCCCACCCCGGCGGAAGTAGAGCTGGCAGATTTATTGATCGATGCCGTTTCGGGATTGGAGATGGTCCGACTGGTTAATTCCGGTACGGAAGCGACTATGAGCGCCCTGCGGTTGGCGCGCGCGGCTACTGGACGGAAAAAAATCATCAAATTTGACGGCGGCTACCACGGGCACGCTGATACCTTGCTGGTACAGGCGGGCAGCGGCGTCCTCACCCAGGGCATCCCCGGCAGCCCGGGCGTACCAGAGGAGATTGCCTCCCTTACTATCTCGGTAGCTTACAATGACCTGAACGCTGTAGTGCAGGCAATGGAGCACCATGCCGGGGATATCGCTGCCCTCATCGTGGAACCGGTGGCCGGTAATATGGGGGTGGTTCTCCCACAGCCGGATTTCCTACCGGGCCTGCGGCGCTTATGTGACCAGAGGAGTATCGTTCTTATCTTTGATGAGGTGATTACCGGGTTTCGAGTGGCCTGGGGCGGCGCCCAGAAAAAGTTTGGGGTCACTCCTGACCTTACCTGTCTGGGAAAAGTTATCGGCGGCGGCCTGCCGGTAGGGGCGTATGGTGGCCGGCGGGACCTGATGGAACAGATGGCGCCGGTGGGGCCGGTTTACCAGGCCGGCACTCTGTCCGGCAACCCGCTGGCCATGGCGGCCGGATTGGCAACCTTAAAAATCCTTGCCGAACCTGGGACCTATGAAGATCTGGAGGAAAAAGGCTGCTATTTTACAGAGCAGATTTCGGCCCTGGCTCATCTAATGAAGCTTCCCCTGCGCATCAACCGGGAAGGGTCCATGTTCACGATATTCTTTACCGATTGTCCGGTTAATAATCTGGTGGAGGCTCAGACCAGTGACACGGGACGATTCCAGCAGTTTTTTCAGGCAATGTTAGCTCAGGGGGTCTATCTGCCCCCGTCCCAATTTGAGGCCTGGTTTGTGTCACTGGCACATTCCCCGGAAGACCTGCAAAAGGCTCTGTCGGCTGGCGAAAAAGCTCTCTTAGATTGTAAGTAG
- the ahbB gene encoding siroheme decarboxylase subunit beta, translated as MLNELEKKVVHGLQRDLEVCSRPFQEIAAELELDEEILVTVIQHLMEQGYIRRFGATIRHRISGFQANAMAAWVVPAAEVERVGHLMAACREVTHCYERQVAGPWPYNMFTMIHGRTQEECEAIARRLAAQTGIADYELLFSDVELKKTTMRYFQNRER; from the coding sequence ATGCTTAATGAATTGGAAAAAAAGGTTGTCCACGGACTCCAGCGGGATCTTGAGGTCTGCTCGCGGCCTTTCCAAGAAATCGCGGCGGAACTGGAACTGGATGAAGAAATCCTGGTAACGGTTATCCAGCATCTGATGGAGCAGGGTTATATACGACGCTTCGGAGCCACTATCAGGCACCGCATCTCCGGTTTTCAAGCAAATGCCATGGCCGCCTGGGTCGTTCCGGCGGCGGAGGTGGAGCGGGTAGGCCATCTGATGGCCGCCTGCCGCGAAGTAACCCACTGTTATGAGCGCCAGGTAGCGGGCCCCTGGCCCTATAATATGTTTACCATGATTCACGGGCGGACACAGGAAGAATGCGAAGCGATCGCCCGGCGTCTAGCCGCCCAGACCGGCATTGCCGATTATGAACTTCTCTTTAGCGACGTTGAATTAAAAAAAACCACGATGCGGTATTTTCAAAACCGGGAACGATGA
- a CDS encoding winged helix-turn-helix domain-containing protein: MSDIQIHYKVWLEQDGEVLFGRGRVELLRGILEYGSLAETARKMGMSYRAAWGRLKSSEKRLGRHLVEKVPAEGRGQKLILTPLARLFIEEFLSLEQDMAVFCEEHKGSFLRLLRRSVQHA, translated from the coding sequence ATGTCGGATATACAGATTCACTATAAAGTTTGGTTGGAGCAGGACGGGGAGGTCCTTTTTGGCCGCGGCCGGGTAGAACTTTTACGCGGTATCCTGGAATACGGCTCCTTGGCGGAGACAGCCCGCAAGATGGGGATGTCATATAGAGCGGCCTGGGGGCGGCTGAAATCCTCGGAAAAACGGTTGGGCCGTCATCTGGTGGAGAAGGTACCGGCAGAGGGGCGAGGGCAAAAGCTGATTCTGACTCCGCTGGCCAGATTGTTTATCGAAGAGTTCTTGTCCCTGGAACAAGACATGGCAGTGTTTTGTGAGGAGCACAAAGGAAGTTTTTTACGGCTCCTGCGTCGATCAGTCCAACATGCTTAA
- a CDS encoding lytic transglycosylase domain-containing protein, whose translation MRIEKVMPLGNRTLIHTFSLTLVSILALLFLPEALHAERFIRVCKKGVICYYFSNRPTPTSHIATYAGRGRIKLCASTAGRRRSARELEPLIEAASRRHNLPPALIKAVIRVESNFNPAATSPKGAQGLMQLMPGTAEQLQVSDPYDVQENIHGGTRYLRMLLEKFGFKLPLALAAYNAGPQRVEKRQDVPNIPETQAFVRDVCRNYLQYDRQN comes from the coding sequence ATGAGAATTGAGAAAGTGATGCCTTTGGGCAACCGGACCCTGATCCATACCTTTTCCCTGACCCTGGTGAGCATCCTGGCGTTGCTGTTCCTGCCCGAAGCCCTCCATGCCGAGAGGTTCATCCGGGTATGCAAAAAAGGGGTGATTTGTTATTATTTTTCCAACCGGCCAACGCCAACCAGCCATATTGCCACATATGCCGGACGTGGCAGGATTAAACTCTGTGCCTCGACTGCCGGTCGGCGGCGGTCGGCCAGGGAACTGGAACCCCTGATCGAGGCGGCCAGCCGCCGGCATAATCTGCCGCCAGCGCTGATCAAGGCCGTCATCCGGGTTGAATCGAACTTTAATCCTGCCGCCACTTCTCCCAAAGGCGCCCAAGGCCTGATGCAATTGATGCCGGGTACCGCCGAGCAATTACAGGTGAGCGATCCTTATGACGTTCAGGAAAACATCCACGGAGGAACTCGTTATCTCCGGATGTTATTGGAGAAATTCGGTTTTAAACTTCCTCTGGCCCTGGCTGCCTATAATGCCGGACCGCAAAGGGTAGAAAAGCGGCAGGATGTTCCCAACATCCCCGAGACCCAGGCCTTTGTCCGAGATGTCTGCCGTAATTACCTGCAGTATGATCGTCAGAATTAG
- a CDS encoding secondary thiamine-phosphate synthase enzyme YjbQ, which produces MTYTLEVKTNASTELLDITAAIRDLVARHGPMDGVCFLYSPHTTAGITINENADPSVKADILMVLNKIIRADEPYRHAEGNSPAHIKTTLTGSTAAVLIESGRLVLGTWQGIFLCEFDGPRRRQVKVKFLQG; this is translated from the coding sequence ATGACCTACACCTTGGAGGTCAAAACCAACGCATCCACCGAGCTGCTGGATATAACTGCGGCGATACGGGATCTGGTTGCCAGGCACGGCCCCATGGATGGCGTCTGCTTTTTGTATTCCCCACACACCACTGCCGGGATCACGATTAATGAGAATGCCGATCCGAGTGTCAAAGCCGATATTTTGATGGTGTTGAACAAGATCATACGGGCGGATGAACCGTACCGACATGCCGAGGGCAATTCTCCGGCCCATATCAAGACTACGCTCACCGGTTCCACGGCAGCAGTCCTGATCGAGTCGGGGCGCCTGGTACTGGGGACCTGGCAGGGAATCTTTCTGTGTGAGTTTGACGGTCCACGCCGGCGGCAGGTAAAAGTCAAGTTTCTCCAGGGTTGA
- the pyrR gene encoding bifunctional pyr operon transcriptional regulator/uracil phosphoribosyltransferase PyrR: protein MEEVQKIVAMPTLEVHRTLNLLADAILEKNVDLSSLALVGIRTGGAFLAQRLGEMIQIRTSVAVPVGILDITLYRDDWTRISHKPQVGKTELDFSLDDIDVVLVDDVLFTGRTVRAAMDALTDFGRPRRIELAVLVDRGGRELPICPDFVGRTLALVGGQRVNVYLTEMGRTDEVVIETAPRNKG from the coding sequence ATGGAAGAAGTGCAGAAAATAGTAGCCATGCCAACGTTAGAGGTACACCGGACGCTCAACCTGCTTGCCGATGCCATATTGGAAAAAAATGTTGATCTATCTTCTCTGGCATTGGTGGGTATTCGCACCGGCGGGGCCTTTTTGGCTCAGCGGTTGGGAGAGATGATTCAGATACGCACCTCGGTAGCCGTACCGGTGGGGATTCTGGATATTACCCTCTACCGGGACGATTGGACCCGCATCAGCCACAAACCTCAGGTAGGTAAGACCGAACTGGACTTCTCTCTGGACGATATCGATGTGGTGTTGGTCGATGATGTCTTATTTACCGGTCGAACCGTGCGGGCCGCTATGGATGCCCTGACGGACTTTGGCCGACCACGGCGGATTGAGCTGGCGGTCCTTGTCGACCGGGGTGGAAGGGAACTGCCCATTTGTCCTGACTTCGTCGGCCGCACCTTGGCGCTAGTCGGCGGCCAGAGAGTTAATGTCTATCTGACGGAAATGGGGCGTACTGATGAGGTGGTTATTGAAACCGCCCCCAGAAATAAAGGGTAA
- a CDS encoding glycosyltransferase family 4 protein, protein MVKQITLLHIVTVPETFTFFRGQIAFMKKRGFRIHGVASPGKELSAVIKREQIPVTPIVMPRRITPWADLKALLQLYRLCRRLRPDIVHAHTPKGGLLGVIAARLAGARVIMYGLRGLPFVTATGLKRRLLCWTEMIACGWAHRVVAVSRAIRQTIIETGLCPADKIVVLANGSSNGVDSQVRFNPGLLPPHCRETLRQQYNIPLDSLVVGFVGRIVRDKGIIELEASWRELRRRFPELLLLLVGDLETQDPIPAEVWQRLQADPKVIITGWVNDLAPFYAAMDIMVLPTYREGFPNTPLEAAAMRIPVVTTSVDGCPEATLSEITGIIVPPRNSPALTMAIERLILNPDLGKRMGEAGREWVVQQFRPVLVWQALYEQYLELLQASSPESAPYQ, encoded by the coding sequence ATGGTTAAACAGATAACTCTGCTGCACATTGTCACAGTGCCGGAAACCTTTACTTTTTTTCGGGGTCAGATAGCCTTCATGAAAAAACGAGGGTTTCGTATCCATGGGGTTGCCTCTCCCGGGAAGGAGCTGTCTGCCGTCATTAAAAGAGAACAGATTCCCGTAACCCCCATTGTCATGCCCCGTCGAATAACACCTTGGGCGGATCTCAAGGCTTTGCTTCAGCTCTACAGATTGTGCCGACGCCTTCGCCCTGACATTGTTCACGCCCACACCCCCAAAGGAGGTCTTCTGGGAGTAATCGCCGCCCGGTTAGCCGGCGCCAGAGTCATTATGTATGGACTGCGAGGCCTCCCCTTTGTAACCGCCACCGGATTGAAAAGGCGATTGCTCTGCTGGACGGAGATGATTGCTTGTGGCTGGGCCCATCGCGTCGTGGCGGTGAGCCGCGCTATCCGACAGACCATTATTGAAACAGGCCTCTGTCCAGCCGATAAGATCGTGGTCCTGGCAAACGGCAGCAGCAATGGGGTAGATTCTCAGGTTCGTTTTAATCCGGGTCTATTGCCGCCCCATTGCCGGGAAACCCTCCGGCAGCAATATAACATCCCGTTAGATTCTCTCGTAGTTGGCTTCGTTGGACGGATTGTGCGGGATAAAGGAATAATTGAACTGGAGGCATCCTGGAGGGAATTGCGGCGGAGATTCCCCGAACTTTTGTTGCTCCTGGTCGGCGACTTGGAGACCCAGGATCCCATCCCTGCCGAAGTATGGCAACGCTTGCAAGCTGACCCCAAAGTCATCATCACCGGCTGGGTAAATGATCTGGCGCCTTTTTATGCCGCCATGGATATCATGGTTCTACCCACCTACCGGGAAGGGTTCCCAAACACCCCGTTGGAAGCCGCCGCCATGAGAATACCTGTCGTTACCACCTCGGTTGATGGCTGCCCCGAAGCCACCCTAAGCGAGATCACCGGGATTATCGTCCCCCCCAGGAATAGCCCGGCCCTGACTATGGCGATCGAAAGGCTTATCTTGAATCCAGACCTGGGCAAGCGGATGGGAGAGGCCGGGCGGGAATGGGTGGTACAACAGTTTCGGCCGGTTCTGGTCTGGCAGGCGCTATATGAGCAATATCTTGAGCTCTTGCAGGCCTCTTCCCCTGAATCCGCTCCATACCAATAA
- the rplI gene encoding 50S ribosomal protein L9: MKVILIDEIPSLGTIGSIVDVTPGYGRNYLIPQGKALEATKGNLARFEQQRARLLAQHAKEIDQAKAMAARLEEITLTIQQRVGESERLYGSVTNVHIAEALAKLGLDIDRKKIDMPEPIKTLGVHEAVIKLHPEVRAAIKIEVQAENTAG; encoded by the coding sequence GTGAAAGTTATCTTAATTGATGAGATCCCTAGCCTAGGCACTATAGGCTCTATTGTTGACGTTACTCCCGGCTATGGCCGCAACTATCTCATTCCTCAGGGCAAGGCGCTGGAGGCCACTAAAGGCAATCTGGCCCGTTTTGAACAGCAGCGGGCCCGCCTTCTGGCGCAGCATGCCAAAGAGATCGATCAGGCCAAGGCTATGGCCGCCCGCTTGGAGGAAATTACCCTGACCATTCAACAACGCGTGGGAGAATCCGAGCGTCTTTACGGTTCAGTTACTAACGTTCATATCGCTGAGGCCCTGGCGAAACTGGGACTGGACATTGACCGGAAGAAGATCGATATGCCTGAACCGATCAAGACCCTTGGGGTGCACGAGGCTGTCATCAAACTGCACCCTGAAGTCCGGGCTGCCATAAAAATAGAGGTTCAAGCGGAGAATACCGCCGGATAG